In a single window of the Amycolatopsis sp. cg5 genome:
- a CDS encoding peroxidase family protein, translating to MRKRHRVTKVVVPAAVLLVLASGTASASGPEYQSLDGSGNNRAHPDWVVAGSAYLRVAGARYVDGIGVPVTGPNARRVSNRIFNDTGQRLNSPRGMSQWTATWGQFLDHTFGLRKDGTEVQPIPFDPADPLERFPQAGGLPVRRSVTVPGTGPRQQVNLLNSYLDAFAVYGGTADRLEWLREGPVDGDLSNNGPHLLLPGGMLPRRDERGDARTAPGMDDPVGLNGRAAVTGDHRANENIGLLSVQNLFAREHNRIVDRLPGALPAETKFQIARRVVIATQQYITFEEFLPSLGVRLAPYRGYNAQVNPTVGNEFATVGYRAHSMLNGDLRFKTELRHYTQAQLDALRAKGLTVTVTGDAVEIKVPSEVATFNPDLVTQLQLGPVLQGLGAYPQSASDEQIGDLVRNIVFRRGDQIAVFDIGAIDLERGRDHGMPTYQQLRQAYGLAPKASFSAVTGEATETFPADPELTPGAEIDDPDALDFVRLFDAAGNPVPPGGDTAVKGERRTTLASRLKALYGDVNTLEAFPGLVSEKPVPGSEFGELQLAIWKKQFEAMRDGDRFFYGNDPSLVAIKALFGIDFRQNLGDVIARNTDVPRGRLAANVFRIP from the coding sequence ATGAGAAAACGACATCGTGTGACCAAGGTGGTCGTCCCGGCCGCCGTGCTGCTGGTGCTGGCGAGCGGCACGGCGAGCGCGTCCGGGCCGGAGTACCAGAGCCTCGACGGCAGCGGGAACAATCGCGCGCATCCGGACTGGGTCGTGGCCGGGTCGGCGTACCTGCGGGTCGCGGGCGCGCGGTACGTGGACGGGATCGGGGTGCCGGTCACCGGGCCGAACGCCAGACGGGTGAGCAACCGGATCTTCAACGACACCGGCCAGCGGCTCAACTCGCCACGCGGGATGAGCCAGTGGACGGCGACCTGGGGGCAGTTCCTCGATCACACCTTCGGGCTGCGCAAGGACGGCACCGAGGTGCAGCCGATCCCCTTCGACCCCGCCGATCCGCTGGAACGGTTTCCGCAGGCAGGCGGGTTGCCGGTGCGGCGCAGCGTGACGGTGCCGGGCACCGGTCCACGGCAGCAGGTCAACCTGCTCAACTCCTACCTCGACGCGTTCGCGGTCTACGGCGGCACGGCCGACCGGCTCGAATGGCTGCGGGAGGGACCGGTCGACGGCGACTTGAGCAACAACGGGCCACACCTGCTGCTGCCCGGCGGGATGCTGCCCAGGCGTGACGAGCGTGGCGACGCGCGCACCGCGCCGGGCATGGACGACCCGGTCGGGCTGAACGGGCGCGCCGCGGTCACCGGCGATCACCGTGCCAACGAGAACATCGGGCTGCTGAGCGTGCAGAACCTGTTCGCCAGGGAGCACAACCGGATCGTCGACCGGTTGCCTGGCGCGCTGCCCGCGGAGACGAAGTTCCAGATCGCGCGGCGCGTGGTGATCGCGACGCAGCAGTACATCACCTTCGAAGAGTTCCTGCCGTCGCTGGGCGTGCGGCTGGCGCCGTACCGCGGTTACAACGCGCAGGTGAACCCGACGGTCGGCAACGAGTTCGCGACGGTCGGTTACCGCGCGCACAGCATGCTCAACGGTGACCTCCGGTTCAAGACCGAGCTTCGCCACTACACGCAGGCTCAGCTGGACGCGTTGCGCGCCAAGGGTTTGACAGTGACGGTCACCGGTGACGCGGTGGAGATCAAGGTGCCGTCCGAGGTGGCGACGTTCAATCCCGACCTCGTGACACAGCTGCAGCTCGGCCCGGTGCTGCAGGGGCTGGGCGCGTACCCGCAGTCGGCCAGCGACGAGCAGATCGGGGACCTGGTCCGCAACATCGTGTTCCGGCGCGGCGACCAGATCGCGGTGTTCGACATCGGCGCCATCGACCTCGAGCGGGGCCGTGACCACGGGATGCCGACGTATCAGCAGCTCCGGCAGGCGTACGGGCTGGCGCCGAAGGCCTCGTTCAGCGCGGTCACCGGCGAGGCGACCGAGACATTCCCCGCCGATCCCGAGCTGACGCCCGGCGCGGAGATCGACGACCCGGACGCGCTCGACTTCGTCCGGCTCTTCGACGCCGCGGGCAATCCCGTGCCGCCGGGTGGCGACACGGCCGTCAAGGGGGAGCGGCGGACGACGCTGGCGTCCCGGCTCAAGGCGCTGTACGGCGACGTGAACACGCTGGAGGCGTTCCCCGGGCTGGTGTCGGAGAAGCCGGTGCCGGGCAGTGAGTTCGGCGAACTGCAGCTCGCGATCTGGAAGAAGCAGTTCGAGGCGATGCGGGACGGTGACCGGTTCTTCTACGGCAACGACCCGTCGCTGGTGGCGATCAAAGCGCTGTTCGGGATCGACTTCCGGCAGAACCTCGGTGACGTGATCGCGCGCAACACCGACGTCCCGCGTGGCCGATTGGCGGCGAACGTGTTCCGGATTCCCTAA
- a CDS encoding TetR/AcrR family transcriptional regulator, with product MPKSGGGSRRAELLSLAARLFAERGFVSTTVRDIADAAGILSGSLYHHFDSKESMADEILTGFLDELFGTYAEIVAAGHGPRETLEAVVTASFDSIHRRPAEVAIYQNEAKHLMQLPRFAYLVDRNAEFRKLWNGILTDGVGAGVFRKDLDVELVYRFIRDTVWVAVRWYNPDGALTSDAVAKQYLGILLDGIGTKSG from the coding sequence ATGCCTAAGTCCGGGGGTGGCTCCCGCCGAGCCGAACTGCTGTCGTTGGCCGCGCGCCTGTTCGCCGAGCGCGGGTTCGTCTCGACGACCGTGCGCGACATCGCCGACGCGGCGGGCATCCTGTCCGGGAGCCTCTATCACCATTTCGACTCGAAGGAGTCGATGGCCGACGAGATCCTCACCGGCTTCCTCGACGAGCTTTTCGGTACCTACGCCGAGATCGTGGCGGCCGGGCACGGTCCACGCGAGACACTCGAGGCCGTCGTCACCGCCTCGTTCGACTCGATCCACCGGCGCCCGGCCGAGGTCGCGATCTACCAGAACGAGGCGAAGCACCTCATGCAGCTGCCGAGGTTCGCGTACCTCGTCGACCGCAACGCCGAGTTCCGCAAGCTGTGGAACGGGATTCTCACCGACGGCGTCGGCGCGGGCGTGTTCCGGAAGGATCTCGACGTCGAACTGGTCTACCGCTTCATCCGCGACACCGTCTGGGTGGCCGTCCGCTGGTACAACCCGGACGGCGCGCTGACCTCCGACGCCGTCGCGAAGCAGTACCTCGGCATTCTCCTCGACGGGATCGGGACGAAAAGTGGCTGA
- a CDS encoding sensor histidine kinase, with product MRPRWLVLVGCLGFCSLGGLAWAVEYTPRPSLPVVVAIMLTVVGLSVVPWTRLAATRLRGDHEADRLFRRVVTVSAAAAAGGAGVSVFLIGDTPAGAGVAMASIFAAGVVALVGAVLLPWIYLLARTIARERAARVRAEERAEVAAHLHDSVLQALTLIHKRTEEPEVRRLARGTERELRSWLFGRPSEDDFAAAIAELVADVEDRYAVAVELVSVGSHPLDARTRAVAGAVREALTNAAKHAGVTEMSVLAEVTETEVFALAKDRGRGFDRSIHNGHDRRGIVDSIEGRVRQHGGTAEVRSVPGEGTEVEIRMPL from the coding sequence GTGCGACCAAGATGGCTGGTTCTGGTGGGGTGCCTCGGTTTCTGTTCGCTCGGCGGGCTGGCCTGGGCGGTCGAGTACACGCCGCGCCCGAGCCTGCCCGTGGTGGTCGCGATCATGCTGACCGTGGTCGGGCTGTCGGTGGTGCCGTGGACCCGGCTCGCCGCCACCCGGCTGCGCGGTGACCACGAGGCGGATCGGCTGTTCCGCCGCGTGGTCACCGTCTCGGCGGCCGCGGCGGCGGGCGGGGCCGGCGTCTCGGTGTTCCTGATCGGCGACACCCCGGCAGGCGCGGGCGTGGCGATGGCGTCCATCTTCGCCGCCGGGGTGGTCGCGCTGGTCGGCGCCGTGCTGCTGCCGTGGATCTACCTGCTGGCCAGGACGATCGCCCGCGAGCGCGCGGCACGCGTCCGCGCGGAGGAACGCGCCGAGGTCGCCGCGCATCTGCACGATTCGGTGCTGCAGGCGTTGACCTTGATCCACAAGCGAACCGAGGAGCCGGAGGTGCGCCGCCTCGCGCGCGGCACCGAACGCGAGCTGCGGTCCTGGCTGTTCGGCAGGCCGTCCGAGGACGACTTCGCCGCCGCGATCGCCGAGCTGGTCGCCGACGTCGAGGACCGGTACGCGGTCGCCGTCGAGCTGGTCTCGGTCGGCAGCCACCCACTCGACGCGCGGACCCGCGCGGTCGCCGGCGCGGTGCGCGAGGCGTTGACGAACGCGGCGAAACACGCGGGGGTGACGGAAATGTCGGTGCTCGCCGAGGTGACCGAGACGGAGGTGTTCGCACTGGCCAAGGACCGGGGCCGCGGCTTCGACCGATCCATCCACAATGGACACGATCGCCGTGGCATCGTGGACTCGATCGAAGGCAGGGTCCGGCAGCACGGCGGCACCGCCGAGGTCCGGTCCGTGCCGGGCGAAGGCACCGAGGTCGAGATCAGGATGCCGTTGTGA
- a CDS encoding acetyl-CoA C-acetyltransferase, which produces MAEAYIVDAVRTATGKRGGALSGVHSADLAAHVITALVERSGIDPALVDDVILGCTDTIGSQAGNIARTAWLAAGYPNHVPGVTVDRQCGSSQQAVHFAAQAIMSGTQDLVVAGGVQNMSQVPISAAMIAGREYGFDDPFSGSKGWQERFGSAEVSQFRSADMIAGHWDISREAMEEYAYRSHQRALAAIDTGRFEREIVPFERFRLDEGPRRDTSLERMAGLKPLSEGSRITAAVASQISDGASAILLASEAFVREHGLTPRARVHHLSVRAADPVWMLTGPIPATSYALRRAGMSIEDIDLFEVNEAFASVVLAWIEETGADPERVNVNGGGIALGHPIGATGTKLLATLLHELEARGGRYGLQTMCEGGGTANVTIIERL; this is translated from the coding sequence GTGGCTGAAGCGTACATTGTGGACGCGGTGCGCACCGCGACCGGCAAACGCGGCGGAGCGCTCAGCGGAGTCCACTCCGCCGACCTCGCCGCCCACGTGATCACCGCGCTCGTCGAGCGTTCCGGCATCGACCCGGCGCTCGTCGACGACGTCATCCTCGGCTGCACCGACACGATCGGCTCGCAAGCGGGCAACATCGCGCGCACGGCCTGGCTCGCGGCGGGCTACCCGAACCACGTGCCTGGCGTGACCGTCGACCGGCAGTGCGGGTCGAGCCAGCAGGCCGTGCACTTCGCCGCGCAGGCGATCATGTCCGGCACGCAGGACCTCGTCGTCGCCGGCGGTGTGCAGAACATGAGCCAGGTCCCGATCAGCGCTGCGATGATCGCCGGACGCGAGTACGGTTTCGATGATCCGTTTTCCGGCTCGAAGGGCTGGCAGGAGCGGTTCGGCAGCGCGGAGGTGTCACAGTTCCGCAGCGCGGACATGATCGCGGGACACTGGGACATCTCGCGGGAGGCGATGGAGGAGTACGCCTACCGCAGCCACCAGCGCGCGCTGGCGGCCATCGACACCGGCCGGTTCGAGCGGGAGATCGTGCCGTTCGAGCGGTTCCGGCTCGACGAGGGGCCGCGCCGGGACACCAGTCTCGAACGCATGGCGGGCCTGAAGCCGCTCAGCGAGGGCTCGCGGATCACCGCGGCGGTGGCCTCGCAGATCTCGGACGGGGCGAGTGCCATTTTGCTGGCTTCCGAGGCCTTCGTCCGCGAGCACGGCCTGACCCCACGCGCCCGCGTGCACCACCTTTCGGTACGCGCGGCCGACCCGGTGTGGATGCTGACCGGCCCGATCCCCGCCACCTCGTACGCTTTGCGCCGCGCCGGAATGTCCATTGAGGACATAGACCTGTTCGAGGTGAACGAGGCGTTCGCGAGCGTCGTGCTCGCGTGGATCGAGGAGACCGGCGCCGACCCCGAGCGGGTGAACGTCAACGGCGGCGGCATCGCGCTCGGTCACCCGATCGGCGCGACCGGCACCAAACTGCTCGCCACCCTGCTGCACGAACTCGAAGCCCGAGGCGGCCGCTACGGCCTGCAGACCATGTGCGAAGGCGGCGGCACGGCCAACGTGACCATCATCGAGCGCCTCTGA
- a CDS encoding peroxidase family protein, whose amino-acid sequence MIRAVVPAVVLLVLASGTASASPPEYQSLDGSGNNRAHPDWGVAGSAYLRVTGARYADGIGAPFTGPGARRISNRVFNDTGQRLNSPRGMSQWTATWGQFLDHTFGLRKAGPEFQPNWFDPADPLERFPQAGGVRIRRSVAVPGDGPRQQVNLLNSYLDGFAVYGGTADWLEWLREGPVDGDLGNNGARLLLPGGMLPRRDERGDPKSAPVMDDQVGLGGRAAVAGDTRANENLGLQGAHTLFAREHNRIVDRLPAWLSEEKKFQIARRVVIATQQYITYEEFLPSLGVRLAPYRGYNPQVNPTISNEFATAGYRAHTMLHGDLRFRAQASHYSQAQLDALRAKGLTVTVTGDSVAIVVPAATALFNPDLVTQLQLGPVLQGLGEYPQAASDEQVGDIVRNITFQLGDRLTVLDIGATDVERGRDHGLPTYQQLRQAYGLAPKASFKDVTGEASETFPADPELTPGAEIDDPDALDFVRLYDAAGNTVAPGGDTAVRGERRTTLASRLKALYGDLGALEAVPGLMSEKPLPGSEFGELQCAIWKKQFEAMRDGDRYFYGNDPSLAAIKVLFGIDFRQNLGDVIARNTDVPRARLAANVFRIP is encoded by the coding sequence GTGATCAGGGCGGTCGTTCCGGCCGTGGTACTGCTGGTGCTGGCGAGTGGCACCGCGAGTGCCTCACCGCCGGAGTATCAGAGTCTCGACGGCAGCGGGAACAACAGGGCGCATCCGGACTGGGGTGTGGCCGGGTCGGCGTACCTGCGGGTGACGGGAGCCCGCTACGCGGACGGGATCGGGGCGCCGTTCACCGGGCCGGGCGCGAGGCGGATCAGCAACCGGGTCTTCAACGACACCGGCCAGCGGCTCAACTCGCCACGCGGGATGAGCCAGTGGACGGCGACCTGGGGGCAGTTCCTCGATCACACCTTCGGACTGCGCAAAGCCGGGCCCGAGTTCCAACCGAACTGGTTCGATCCCGCTGACCCGCTGGAGCGGTTTCCGCAGGCAGGAGGGGTGCGGATCCGGCGCAGCGTGGCGGTGCCCGGCGATGGTCCCCGGCAGCAGGTCAACCTGCTCAACTCCTACCTCGACGGGTTCGCGGTCTACGGCGGCACGGCCGACTGGCTCGAGTGGCTTCGTGAAGGCCCTGTCGACGGCGACCTCGGCAACAACGGCGCGCGCCTGCTGCTGCCCGGCGGGATGCTGCCCAGGCGCGACGAGCGTGGCGACCCGAAGTCGGCGCCGGTCATGGACGACCAGGTGGGGCTGGGCGGCCGCGCGGCGGTCGCGGGGGACACCCGTGCCAACGAAAACCTCGGGCTGCAGGGCGCGCACACCCTGTTCGCCAGGGAGCACAACCGGATCGTCGACCGGCTGCCCGCCTGGCTGTCCGAGGAGAAGAAGTTCCAGATCGCGCGGCGCGTGGTGATCGCGACGCAGCAGTACATCACCTACGAGGAGTTCCTGCCGTCGCTGGGCGTGCGGCTGGCGCCGTACCGCGGCTACAACCCCCAGGTGAATCCGACGATCAGCAACGAGTTCGCCACCGCGGGGTACCGGGCGCACACCATGCTGCACGGCGATCTCCGGTTCCGGGCCCAGGCGAGTCACTATTCGCAGGCGCAGCTGGACGCGTTGCGCGCCAAGGGTTTGACGGTGACGGTCACCGGTGATTCGGTGGCGATCGTGGTGCCGGCGGCGACGGCGCTGTTCAATCCCGATCTCGTCACGCAGCTGCAGCTCGGCCCGGTGCTGCAGGGACTGGGCGAGTATCCGCAGGCGGCCAGCGACGAGCAGGTCGGCGACATCGTCCGCAACATCACCTTCCAACTGGGCGACCGGCTCACGGTGCTCGACATCGGCGCGACCGACGTCGAGCGGGGCCGCGATCACGGCTTGCCGACGTATCAGCAGCTCCGGCAGGCGTACGGGCTGGCGCCGAAGGCCTCGTTCAAGGACGTCACCGGCGAGGCGTCGGAGACGTTCCCCGCCGATCCCGAGCTGACGCCCGGCGCGGAGATCGACGACCCGGACGCGCTCGACTTCGTCCGGCTTTATGACGCGGCGGGTAATACGGTGGCGCCCGGCGGCGACACCGCGGTCAGGGGCGAACGGCGGACCACCCTCGCGTCCCGGCTCAAGGCGCTTTACGGCGACCTGGGCGCGCTCGAAGCGGTTCCCGGGCTGATGTCCGAGAAACCGTTGCCTGGCAGCGAGTTCGGCGAACTGCAATGCGCGATCTGGAAGAAGCAGTTCGAGGCCATGCGGGACGGGGATCGGTACTTCTACGGGAACGACCCGTCGCTGGCGGCGATCAAGGTGCTGTTCGGGATCGACTTCCGGCAGAATCTGGGTGACGTGATCGCGCGCAACACCGACGTGCCGCGTGCCCGCCTGGCGGCGAACGTGTTCCGGATTCCCTGA
- a CDS encoding LuxR C-terminal-related transcriptional regulator, whose translation MRVFVVDDHALVRSGVRAEVGAHVDVVGEAATVSEAIEGIRTLRPDVVLLDVHLPDGGGLAILNGVDCPGVRFLALSVSDAAEDVIAVIRGGAHGYVTKAISGPDLCEAISRVHDGDAYFSPRLAGFVLAAFHGDPELDQLTPRERDVLRLVAAGYTYKEVGTRLSISARTVETHAAAVLRKLRLSNRRELTRWATKRGLALGS comes from the coding sequence ATCCGGGTCTTCGTCGTCGACGACCACGCGCTGGTCCGCTCGGGCGTCCGCGCGGAAGTCGGCGCGCACGTCGACGTCGTAGGCGAAGCGGCCACGGTTTCCGAGGCCATCGAAGGGATTCGCACGCTGCGCCCGGATGTGGTGCTGCTCGACGTCCACCTCCCGGACGGCGGCGGGCTGGCCATCCTGAACGGCGTCGACTGCCCCGGCGTGCGATTTCTGGCGCTCTCGGTGTCCGACGCGGCCGAGGACGTCATCGCGGTCATCCGCGGCGGCGCGCACGGGTACGTCACCAAGGCGATCTCGGGGCCGGACCTGTGCGAGGCGATCAGCCGGGTACACGACGGCGACGCCTATTTTTCGCCGCGCCTGGCCGGGTTCGTGCTCGCCGCGTTCCACGGCGACCCCGAGCTCGACCAGCTCACCCCGCGCGAGCGCGACGTGCTGCGGCTGGTCGCGGCCGGGTACACGTACAAGGAAGTGGGGACGCGACTGTCCATTTCGGCCAGGACCGTCGAGACGCACGCGGCCGCCGTGCTGCGCAAGCTCAGACTGTCTAACCGGCGCGAGCTGACCCGGTGGGCCACGAAACGAGGCCTGGCACTGGGGTCGTGA
- a CDS encoding SDR family oxidoreductase: MIPIPKYPEGANLLRDKVVVVTAAAGTGIGSAVAKRCVEEGARVVISDWHERRLAAKAEELGVHAIPCDVTQEGQVQALIDGASGHFGRIDVLINNAGLGGSKSIADMTDDEWSRVIDVTLNGTFRATRAAVRKFIEQGGGGAIVNNASVIGWRAQAEQAHYAAAKAGVMALTRCAAVDVAQHGIRVNAVAPSLAMHPFLAKVTSEELLAELAGREVSGRAAQPWEVANVMVFLASDYASYLTGEVVSVSSQHA, encoded by the coding sequence GTGATCCCGATCCCGAAGTACCCCGAGGGCGCGAACCTGCTGCGGGACAAGGTGGTCGTCGTGACAGCGGCCGCGGGCACCGGCATCGGCTCCGCGGTCGCCAAACGCTGTGTGGAAGAAGGCGCCCGTGTCGTCATTTCCGACTGGCACGAGCGACGTCTCGCGGCCAAGGCCGAAGAGCTGGGCGTGCACGCCATCCCCTGCGATGTCACCCAGGAAGGCCAGGTGCAGGCACTGATCGACGGCGCGTCCGGCCACTTCGGACGGATCGACGTGCTGATCAACAACGCCGGTCTCGGCGGCTCGAAGTCTATTGCGGACATGACGGACGACGAGTGGTCCAGGGTCATCGATGTCACGCTGAACGGGACTTTCCGCGCCACCAGGGCCGCGGTCAGGAAGTTCATCGAGCAGGGTGGCGGCGGCGCGATCGTCAACAACGCGTCCGTGATCGGCTGGCGCGCACAGGCCGAGCAAGCGCACTACGCGGCCGCGAAGGCCGGGGTCATGGCGTTGACGCGCTGCGCGGCCGTCGACGTCGCCCAGCACGGGATCCGGGTCAACGCCGTCGCACCGAGCCTCGCGATGCACCCGTTCCTCGCCAAGGTCACCAGTGAGGAGCTGCTCGCCGAGCTGGCCGGGCGCGAGGTTTCCGGGAGGGCGGCGCAGCCCTGGGAAGTCGCCAATGTCATGGTGTTCCTCGCCAGCGACTACGCGTCCTATTTGACCGGTGAGGTTGTTTCAGTGAGCAGTCAGCATGCCTAA